One genomic window of Azospirillum sp. TSH100 includes the following:
- a CDS encoding response regulator transcription factor: MTTLHIVDDDEAIRDALGWLFQSRNVPVAGWPSAESFLESWRPDTAGCLLLDIRMEGMSGLELFDRLLSKGCRMPVIFLTGHGDVPIAVGALKKGARDFVEKPFNDNELVDRVIDALAFDAEQREREAGQAGLTARLATLTQRERQVMELVVAGRLNKVIADELGISMRTVEVHRSHVFEKMRVKTAVELTRLLTGAS; encoded by the coding sequence ATGACCACCCTCCACATCGTCGACGACGACGAGGCCATCCGCGACGCGCTCGGCTGGCTGTTCCAGTCGCGCAACGTTCCGGTGGCGGGCTGGCCGTCGGCCGAATCCTTCCTGGAGTCCTGGCGGCCGGACACCGCCGGTTGCCTTCTGCTGGACATCCGGATGGAGGGGATGAGCGGTCTGGAGCTGTTCGACCGGCTGCTGTCCAAGGGGTGCCGCATGCCGGTGATCTTCCTGACCGGCCATGGCGACGTGCCGATCGCCGTCGGCGCCCTGAAGAAGGGAGCCCGCGATTTCGTGGAAAAGCCCTTCAACGACAACGAGCTGGTCGACCGGGTGATCGACGCGCTGGCCTTCGATGCCGAACAGCGCGAACGTGAGGCCGGACAGGCCGGGCTGACCGCCCGGCTGGCCACCCTGACCCAGCGCGAGCGGCAGGTGATGGAGCTGGTCGTCGCCGGCCGGCTGAACAAGGTGATCGCCGACGAACTGGGAATCAGCATGCGCACGGTGGAGGTCCACCGCAGCCACGTTTTCGAGAAGATGCGGGTGAAGACAGCGGTGGAACTGACGCGGTTGCTGACCGGAGCGTCGTGA
- a CDS encoding nitrogen regulation protein NR(II), with translation MPKPPRKPSFAARTGRAVPHAMPVVAMALVVVLLGAFLWLLQRNEREEEALALIKDALWVEQNLHFQLASDEDKLERLAESLGRTEVDLRQFAAMARLVVNTNPAIERVLWLDAQGRTLLAEPPLSGKEGPGKEGQETAGTDGMTRDDAVRIARSSGLRAYGGPYRIDATDRGFDAAFPLFRDGTYVGALVGVFSFEAMLTHHVPWWFAQRYQLEVIDATGVALGSKSRMMVPGSMAGSAPDPARSHVIPFDPPGHGLALVATAYPTDSNVTRTVLVAAIFALTGSALWSLWSLRRHIAGRLRAEEALREEHAFRKAMEDSLTVGMRARDLDGRITYVNPAFCRMVGLTEEELVGRGPPMPYWLPEEIDRAEAALQDVLAGRAPESGLEMRFQRANGERFEALIYEAPLIDANGRQTGWMGSVLDITERKHAEELARQQQERLQQTSRLITMGEMASTLAHELNQPLSAIASYCTGCLNRLRSDRCDTQEVVAEVSGALEKLAAQAKRAGLVVRRIHDFVRKRDPKVAPCSLAEVLEDCVGLAGSDAARLGVRVELDAPADLPLVTGDRILLQQVVLNLMRNGIEAMARTPRADRRLTVTVRQTGGDGGEEAGRLLLTEIRDHGCGIAPEVADRLFSPFFTTKREGMGMGLNICRSIVEHHRGRLWFETAAAGTRFLFTLPVHAQTPDRTTDTIPDHSAEAAE, from the coding sequence ATGCCGAAACCGCCCCGCAAACCCAGCTTCGCCGCCCGCACCGGACGGGCGGTGCCGCATGCCATGCCGGTGGTGGCGATGGCGCTGGTCGTCGTGCTGCTGGGTGCCTTCCTGTGGCTGTTGCAGCGCAACGAGCGGGAGGAGGAGGCGCTGGCCCTGATCAAGGACGCGCTGTGGGTGGAGCAGAACCTGCATTTTCAGCTGGCGTCGGACGAGGACAAGCTGGAAAGGCTGGCGGAGAGTCTGGGCCGGACCGAGGTGGACCTCCGGCAATTCGCCGCGATGGCCCGGCTTGTGGTGAACACCAACCCGGCAATCGAGCGGGTGCTGTGGCTCGACGCCCAGGGCCGCACCCTGCTGGCCGAGCCGCCGCTCTCCGGAAAGGAGGGGCCGGGGAAAGAGGGACAGGAGACGGCCGGCACCGATGGGATGACCCGCGACGATGCCGTGCGAATCGCCCGCTCCTCCGGGCTGCGCGCTTATGGCGGGCCATACCGGATCGACGCCACCGACCGCGGCTTCGACGCCGCCTTCCCGCTGTTCCGCGACGGGACCTATGTCGGCGCGCTGGTCGGCGTCTTCTCGTTCGAGGCGATGCTGACCCACCATGTGCCCTGGTGGTTCGCCCAGCGCTACCAGCTGGAGGTGATCGACGCCACCGGCGTGGCGCTGGGATCCAAGTCGCGCATGATGGTGCCGGGCTCCATGGCCGGCTCGGCACCGGACCCGGCGCGCAGCCACGTCATCCCCTTCGATCCGCCCGGCCATGGGCTGGCGCTGGTCGCCACCGCCTATCCCACCGACTCCAACGTCACCCGCACCGTTCTGGTGGCGGCGATCTTCGCGCTGACCGGCTCGGCGCTGTGGAGCCTGTGGTCGCTGCGCCGCCACATCGCCGGCCGTCTGCGCGCCGAGGAGGCCCTGCGCGAGGAGCATGCCTTCCGCAAGGCGATGGAAGACAGCCTGACCGTGGGCATGCGTGCCCGCGACCTGGACGGCCGCATCACCTACGTGAACCCGGCCTTTTGCCGCATGGTCGGATTGACGGAGGAGGAGCTGGTCGGGCGCGGTCCGCCGATGCCCTACTGGCTGCCGGAGGAGATCGACCGGGCGGAGGCCGCCTTGCAGGACGTGCTGGCCGGCCGCGCGCCGGAAAGCGGGCTGGAGATGCGCTTCCAGCGCGCCAACGGCGAACGGTTCGAGGCACTGATCTACGAGGCGCCGCTGATCGACGCCAACGGCCGGCAGACCGGCTGGATGGGCTCCGTCCTCGACATCACCGAGCGCAAGCATGCCGAGGAGCTGGCCCGCCAGCAGCAGGAACGGTTGCAGCAGACCTCCCGCCTGATCACCATGGGCGAGATGGCCTCCACCCTGGCGCACGAGCTGAACCAGCCGCTCTCGGCCATCGCCAGCTACTGCACCGGCTGCCTGAACCGGCTGCGCTCCGACCGCTGCGACACCCAGGAGGTGGTGGCGGAAGTCTCGGGGGCGCTGGAGAAACTGGCCGCCCAGGCCAAGCGCGCCGGGCTGGTGGTGCGCCGCATCCATGATTTCGTGCGCAAGCGCGACCCGAAGGTCGCCCCCTGTTCGCTGGCGGAAGTGCTGGAGGATTGCGTCGGGCTTGCCGGCAGCGACGCCGCCCGGCTGGGCGTGCGGGTGGAGCTGGATGCCCCGGCCGACCTGCCGCTGGTGACCGGCGACCGTATCCTGCTGCAACAGGTGGTGCTGAACCTGATGCGCAACGGCATCGAGGCGATGGCGCGCACGCCGCGCGCCGACCGCCGCCTGACCGTCACCGTCCGCCAGACAGGCGGCGATGGCGGCGAGGAGGCTGGACGCCTGCTGCTGACGGAGATCCGCGACCATGGCTGCGGCATCGCGCCCGAGGTGGCCGACCGCCTGTTTTCCCCTTTCTTCACCACCAAGCGCGAAGGTATGGGCATGGGCCTGAACATCTGCCGCTCCATCGTCGAACACCACCGCGGACGGCTGTGGTTCGAGACGGCGGCGGCCGGCACCCGCTTCCTGTTCACCCTGCCCGTCCATGCCCAAACGCCGGACCGGACAACCGATACGATCCCCGACCACAGCGCCGAGGCTGCCGAATGA
- a CDS encoding TRAP transporter substrate-binding protein gives MKLMKLLCAAAVGCMMSAPLAVSTAWAQDQIVIKFSHVVAPETPKGKGAEKFKELAEKLTAGKVKVEVYPNSQLYKDKEELEALQLGAVQMLAPSLAKFGPLGAKEFEVFDLPYIFPSKEVLQRVTKGEIGKKLFQKLESKGIVGLAYWDNGFKIMSANKPLIKPEDVKGLKMRIQSSKVLDAQMRALGALPQVMAFSEVYQALQTGVVDGTENPPSNMYTQKMHEVQKNATLTDHGYLGYAVIVNKKFWDGLPADVRGKLEEAMKEATDYANDIAQNENDVALAQMKASGKTEFHTQTKEEREAWIKALKPVHKDAESRVGKDLIEAIYKEAAAAGFKM, from the coding sequence ATGAAACTCATGAAGCTCCTGTGCGCTGCGGCGGTCGGCTGCATGATGTCGGCGCCGCTGGCCGTGTCGACCGCCTGGGCCCAGGACCAGATCGTGATCAAGTTCAGCCACGTCGTCGCGCCGGAGACGCCGAAGGGCAAGGGTGCCGAAAAGTTCAAGGAACTGGCCGAGAAGCTGACTGCCGGCAAGGTGAAGGTCGAGGTCTATCCGAACAGCCAGCTCTACAAGGACAAGGAAGAGCTTGAGGCGCTTCAGCTGGGCGCGGTGCAGATGCTGGCTCCGTCGCTGGCCAAGTTCGGCCCGCTGGGCGCCAAGGAATTCGAGGTCTTCGACCTGCCCTACATCTTCCCCAGCAAGGAAGTGCTTCAGCGCGTCACCAAGGGCGAGATCGGCAAGAAGCTGTTCCAGAAGCTGGAGTCCAAGGGCATCGTCGGGCTGGCCTATTGGGACAACGGCTTCAAGATCATGAGCGCCAACAAGCCGCTCATCAAGCCGGAGGACGTGAAGGGCCTGAAGATGCGCATCCAGTCGTCCAAGGTGCTGGATGCCCAGATGCGGGCGCTGGGCGCGCTGCCGCAGGTGATGGCCTTCTCCGAGGTGTATCAGGCGCTGCAGACCGGCGTCGTCGACGGCACCGAAAACCCGCCGTCGAACATGTACACCCAGAAGATGCACGAGGTGCAGAAGAACGCCACCCTGACCGACCATGGCTATCTCGGCTATGCGGTCATCGTGAACAAGAAGTTCTGGGACGGCCTGCCCGCCGACGTCCGCGGCAAGCTGGAAGAGGCGATGAAGGAGGCGACCGACTATGCCAACGACATCGCCCAGAACGAGAACGACGTCGCGCTGGCCCAGATGAAGGCGTCCGGCAAGACCGAGTTCCACACCCAGACCAAGGAAGAGCGCGAAGCCTGGATCAAGGCCCTGAAGCCGGTCCACAAGGACGCCGAATCCCGCGTCGGCAAGGATCTGATCGAAGCGATCTACAAGGAAGCGGCCGCGGCCGGCTTCAAGATGTAA
- a CDS encoding TRAP transporter small permease has translation MFLKILDRLEETLIASLMAGATLVIFASVVHRYFSGVPYIQDYVLHWNFAWAQELCIYMFVWMAKFGAAYGVRTGIHVGVDVIINRMEPGLRGKFVLFGLGAGALFTFIVGSLGARFVYHISETEQVSADLEWPMWIIYLAVPLGSYLMCFRFLQVAWAFIRTGELPHHDHAQVDGIDPVEAAKEGGPA, from the coding sequence ATGTTCTTGAAAATCCTCGACCGCCTTGAGGAGACGCTGATCGCGTCGCTCATGGCCGGGGCGACGCTCGTCATCTTCGCGTCCGTCGTCCACCGCTACTTCTCCGGCGTCCCCTACATCCAGGACTATGTGCTGCACTGGAATTTCGCCTGGGCGCAGGAGCTGTGCATCTACATGTTCGTGTGGATGGCCAAGTTCGGCGCCGCCTATGGCGTGCGCACCGGCATCCATGTCGGTGTCGATGTCATCATCAACCGGATGGAGCCGGGCCTGCGCGGCAAGTTCGTGCTGTTCGGGCTGGGCGCCGGCGCGCTGTTCACCTTCATCGTCGGCTCGCTCGGCGCCCGCTTCGTCTACCACATCTCGGAGACCGAGCAGGTGTCGGCCGATCTGGAATGGCCGATGTGGATCATCTATCTGGCGGTGCCGCTCGGCTCCTACCTGATGTGCTTCCGCTTCCTCCAGGTCGCCTGGGCCTTCATCCGCACCGGTGAACTGCCCCATCACGACCATGCCCAGGTCGACGGCATCGACCCGGTCGAAGCCGCCAAGGAAGGAGGTCCGGCATGA
- a CDS encoding TRAP transporter large permease encodes MNAAIIFGLLLALMLTGMPISISLGLTVLSFLFFMTQVPIDAVALKLFTGIEKFEIMAIPFFILAGNFLTHGGVARRMINFATSMVGHWHGGLGLAGVMACALFAAVSGSSPATVVAIGSIILPAMVAQGFPKNFGAGIITTSGALGILIPPSIVMVMYCVATTGHPQAASIGQMFIAGVVPGILLACFLGFTTWFRARKFGYPRLPKASFAQRMAALRESFWGLLLIIVVMGGIYSGIFTPTEAAAMAAVYAFIVAVFIYKDMPLSRVPKVLLDSASMSAMLLYIITNAVLFSFLMTSEQIPQNMAAWILDQNMGVWVFLLVVNIILLAAGNFMEPSSIVLIMAPILFPVAMKLGIDPVHFGILIIVNMEVGMCHPPVGLNLYVASGITKMGITELTVAVWPWLLTMLIFLGLVTYVPAITLWFPRLLGFM; translated from the coding sequence ATGAACGCCGCCATCATCTTCGGGCTTCTGCTGGCCCTCATGCTCACCGGCATGCCGATCTCGATCTCGCTCGGCCTGACCGTTCTGTCCTTCCTGTTCTTCATGACCCAGGTGCCGATCGACGCGGTCGCGCTGAAGCTGTTCACCGGCATCGAGAAGTTCGAGATCATGGCGATCCCGTTCTTCATCCTGGCCGGCAATTTCCTGACCCATGGCGGCGTCGCCCGCCGCATGATCAATTTCGCCACCTCGATGGTCGGACACTGGCATGGCGGCCTCGGCCTCGCTGGCGTCATGGCCTGCGCGCTCTTCGCGGCGGTGTCGGGCTCCAGCCCGGCGACGGTGGTCGCCATCGGCTCCATCATCCTGCCGGCCATGGTGGCGCAGGGCTTCCCGAAGAATTTCGGCGCCGGCATCATCACCACCTCCGGTGCGCTGGGCATCCTGATCCCGCCGTCGATCGTGATGGTGATGTACTGCGTCGCCACCACCGGCCATCCCCAGGCCGCCTCCATCGGCCAGATGTTCATCGCCGGCGTGGTGCCGGGCATCCTGCTGGCTTGCTTCCTCGGCTTCACCACTTGGTTCCGCGCCCGCAAGTTCGGCTATCCCCGCCTGCCGAAGGCGAGCTTTGCCCAGCGGATGGCGGCCCTGCGCGAAAGCTTCTGGGGCCTGCTGCTGATCATCGTCGTCATGGGCGGCATCTACAGCGGCATCTTCACCCCGACCGAGGCGGCGGCGATGGCCGCGGTCTATGCCTTCATCGTCGCGGTGTTCATCTACAAGGACATGCCGCTCAGCCGCGTGCCGAAGGTGCTGCTGGACAGCGCCAGCATGTCGGCGATGCTGCTCTACATCATCACCAACGCGGTGCTCTTCTCCTTCCTGATGACGTCGGAGCAGATCCCGCAGAACATGGCGGCCTGGATCCTCGACCAGAACATGGGCGTGTGGGTCTTCCTGCTGGTGGTGAACATCATCCTGCTGGCCGCCGGCAACTTCATGGAGCCGTCGTCCATCGTGCTGATCATGGCGCCGATCCTGTTCCCGGTCGCCATGAAGCTGGGCATCGACCCGGTGCATTTCGGCATCCTGATCATCGTGAACATGGAAGTCGGCATGTGCCACCCGCCGGTCGGCCTGAACCTCTACGTCGCCTCCGGCATCACCAAGATGGGCATCACCGAGCTGACGGTGGCGGTGTGGCCGTGGCTGCTGACGATGCTGATCTTCCTCGGCCTCGTCACCTATGTCCCGGCGATCACGTTGTGGTTCCCGCGCCTGCTCGGCTTCATGTAA
- a CDS encoding molybdopterin oxidoreductase family protein: protein MSAQFLPTACPHDCPSTCALEVERLAPDRIGKVRGAADNSYTAGVICAKVSRYAERVHSPDRLKTPLLRSGPKGSGQWTEIGWDEALDRIADAFLTAERTYGPEAVWPYFYAGTMGLVQRGGIQRLRHAKGYSRQTSTVCDTPANMGWLAGHGDIRGADPREMAESDLIVNWGGNPVATQVNVMTHVSRARKGRGAKLVTIDPYRTGTAEVSDLHLMLRPGTDGALACAVMHVLFRDGHADRAYLARLAAGTDRLEAHLASRTPEWAAAITGLTVAEIEEFARLYGTTKRSYLRIGYGLSRAHNGAAQVHAVSCLPVVTGAWQHKGGGALYCSSGIYKLDKTLSEGLDRLDKSVRSFDQSRIGAVLTGDPRDLTSGPPVTAMLIQNTNPVTICPDSNRVRQGFLREDLFVAVHEQFMTDTAKLADLVIPATTFLEHDDIYRGGGQMHILIGRKVIEPQFEARENHWVISELARRVGAEHPGFNMTAMEIIDAMLKASDLGDAATLTADRWIDAQPDFETSHFLNGFAHPDAKFRFAPDWAALGPYGGMPELPDHMAPGRDADAEHPFRLVTAPARQFLNTSFTETLTAQKREGRPTALIHPDDAAGLGLADGDAVRLGNPQGSVVVHAKPFAGVPRGVVIVEGIWPNGAFVEGMGINSLTSPEPVPPAGGAAFHDTAVWMRAA from the coding sequence TTGTCGGCCCAGTTCCTGCCCACCGCCTGTCCGCACGACTGCCCCAGCACCTGCGCGCTGGAGGTGGAGCGCCTCGCCCCCGACCGCATCGGCAAGGTGCGTGGTGCCGCCGACAACAGCTACACCGCCGGCGTCATCTGCGCGAAGGTCAGCCGCTATGCCGAGCGGGTGCATTCGCCGGACCGGCTGAAGACCCCGCTGCTGCGCAGCGGCCCCAAGGGTTCCGGCCAATGGACGGAAATCGGCTGGGACGAGGCGCTGGACCGCATCGCCGACGCCTTCCTGACCGCCGAGCGGACCTATGGTCCCGAAGCCGTCTGGCCCTATTTCTACGCCGGCACCATGGGTCTGGTGCAGCGCGGCGGCATCCAGCGCCTGCGCCATGCCAAGGGCTATTCGCGTCAGACCAGCACGGTCTGCGACACGCCGGCCAACATGGGCTGGCTCGCCGGTCATGGCGACATCCGCGGCGCCGACCCGCGCGAGATGGCGGAGAGCGACCTTATCGTCAATTGGGGCGGCAACCCGGTGGCGACCCAGGTCAACGTCATGACCCATGTCAGCCGCGCCCGGAAGGGCCGTGGCGCCAAGCTGGTCACCATCGACCCCTACCGCACCGGCACCGCCGAGGTCTCCGACCTGCACCTGATGCTGCGGCCGGGCACCGACGGGGCGCTGGCCTGCGCGGTGATGCATGTGCTGTTCCGCGACGGCCACGCCGACCGCGCCTATCTGGCCCGCCTCGCCGCCGGCACCGACCGGCTGGAGGCGCATCTCGCCAGCCGCACCCCGGAATGGGCCGCCGCCATCACCGGACTGACCGTGGCGGAGATCGAGGAGTTCGCCCGCCTCTACGGCACCACCAAGCGCAGCTACCTGCGTATCGGCTACGGCCTGTCGCGCGCCCACAACGGCGCCGCCCAGGTCCATGCCGTCTCCTGCCTGCCGGTGGTCACCGGGGCGTGGCAGCACAAGGGCGGCGGCGCGCTCTACTGCTCGTCCGGCATCTACAAGCTGGACAAGACCCTGTCGGAGGGGCTGGACCGCCTCGACAAGTCGGTGCGCAGCTTCGACCAGTCGCGCATCGGCGCGGTTCTGACCGGCGACCCGCGCGACCTGACCAGCGGCCCGCCGGTGACGGCGATGCTGATCCAGAACACGAACCCGGTGACGATCTGCCCGGATTCCAACCGTGTCCGCCAGGGCTTCCTGCGCGAGGATCTGTTCGTCGCGGTGCATGAGCAGTTCATGACCGACACGGCCAAGCTGGCCGATCTGGTGATCCCCGCCACCACCTTCCTGGAGCATGACGACATCTACCGCGGCGGCGGCCAGATGCACATCCTGATCGGCCGCAAGGTGATCGAGCCGCAGTTCGAGGCGCGCGAGAATCACTGGGTCATCTCCGAACTCGCCCGCCGCGTCGGCGCCGAGCATCCCGGCTTCAACATGACCGCGATGGAGATCATCGACGCCATGTTGAAGGCGTCCGACCTCGGCGACGCGGCGACGCTCACCGCCGACCGCTGGATCGACGCCCAGCCCGATTTCGAGACCTCCCACTTCCTCAACGGCTTCGCCCATCCCGACGCCAAGTTCCGCTTCGCCCCCGACTGGGCCGCACTCGGCCCCTATGGCGGCATGCCGGAACTGCCCGACCACATGGCCCCCGGCCGCGACGCCGATGCGGAGCATCCCTTCCGTCTCGTCACCGCCCCGGCACGCCAGTTCCTCAACACCTCCTTCACCGAGACGCTGACCGCCCAGAAGCGCGAAGGCCGTCCCACCGCGCTGATCCACCCGGACGATGCAGCGGGGCTGGGGCTTGCCGATGGCGATGCGGTACGGCTGGGCAACCCGCAGGGCAGCGTGGTGGTCCATGCCAAGCCCTTCGCCGGGGTGCCGCGCGGCGTGGTGATCGTCGAAGGCATCTGGCCCAACGGCGCCTTCGTCGAGGGCATGGGCATCAACAGCCTGACTTCGCCGGAACCGGTCCCGCCCGCCGGCGGGGCGGCCTTCCACGACACGGCGGTGTGGATGCGGGCGGCGTAA